Proteins found in one Melospiza georgiana isolate bMelGeo1 chromosome 1, bMelGeo1.pri, whole genome shotgun sequence genomic segment:
- the IGFBP3 gene encoding insulin-like growth factor-binding protein 3, which yields MVPRPGVLWAVAAAALALLVRRAAAALAGPVVRCEPCDARALQQCKPLQPDCAERVREPGCGCCLTCALRPGQPCGIYTERCGAGLSCQPRREEARPLQALLEGRGLCTNATAGSKLRAFLLPGPHAAGNFSDSEEDSSIENQAIPNSHRVPDSKSHPPHIKIDIIRKVQAKDTQRYKVEYDSQSTDTLNFSSESKQETEYGPCRREMEDTLNHLKILNVLSPRGFHIPNCDKKGFYKKKQCRPSKGRKRGYCWCVDKYGQPLPGYDGKGKGDVHCYNLESK from the exons ATGGTGCCGCGGCCCGGCGTGCTGTGGGCAGTGGCGGCGGCGGCACTGGCGCTGCTGGtccggcgggcggcggcggcgctggcggGGCCGGTGGTCCGCTGCGAGCCTTGCGACGCGCGGGCGCTGCAGCAGTGCAAGCCCCTGCAACCCGACTGCGCCGAACGGGTGCGGGAGCCGGGCTGCGGCTGCTGCCTCACCTGCGCCCTGCGCCCGGGGCAACCCTGCGGCATCTACACGGAACGCTGCGGCGCGGGTCTCAGCTGCCAGCCGCGGCGGGAAGAGGCGCGGCCGCTGCAGGCGCTGCTCGAGGGCCGCGGGCTCTGCACCAACGCTACGGCGGGCAGCAAACTGCGGGCCTTCCTGCTGCCGGGACCGCACGCTGCAG GAAATTTCAGTGATTCAGAAGAAGACAGCAGCATAGAAAATCAGGCCATTCCAAACTCTCACAGGGTGCCAGATTCCAAGTCACATCCACCACACATCAAAATAGATATCATCAGGAAAGTGCAAGCCAAAGATACACAACGCTATAAAGTCGAATATGATTCACAGAGTACGGATACGTTGAATTTCTCTTCTGAATCCAAACAAGAGACTGAATAT GGTCCATGTCGTAGAGAAATGGAAGACACATTAAACCACCTAAAGATCCTGAATGTCTTGAGTCCTAGGGGCTTTCATATTCCAAATTGTGACAAGAAGGGATTCTACAAGAAAAAGCAA TGTCGCCCATCCAAAGGCCGAAAAAGAGGTTATTGCTGGTGTGTGGATAAATATGGACAGCCACTTCCTGGGTAtgatgggaagggaaaaggagatgTCCACTGCTATAACTTGGAAAGCAAATGA